Part of the Roseofilum capinflatum BLCC-M114 genome, CAGAATTAAGCTGGGCAGCAAGGTTGGTAACATCCATAGGTTGTTTTGAGTTGAGCTATGCATCTGGCGACGTAATATTTCCGCATTATATAGCGCTTCGCGCTAGGCAAAAGTCTTGTTGCACAGGGTTTTGGGAATTCAAAACTCTTTTCTACCCTCAGAATCGGCTTCTATTCAATCTGACAGTTTTTGAGTTTATGGATCAGTAGGGAATAACCGATCGCCGATCCCAGGTAAGGCAAGTGACCTTCCGGCGCATTATCGGTGTAATTCAAATCTGTTGCTTTTGTCCATTGACTCTCTGTTCGCCAACCAATGCGATCGCAGAATTGGCCGTATTCTCCCCCCACCTGTTCATAAATCTGACATTGTACGCTCAAGCCAAACTGCCCACTACTATAAGCAACCCAGAGCTGATTAATCGTTTCTAACTCCGTACAAGGCAACTCCTCCAAATTCAGCGCATCTAACCAACCATCACTTTCCCGTCGAGTGGCTCGCAAAATCAGATGGAGAGTTTCTTCATTACCCTCTTGCCACTTACGATCCGCCAGTAAATCCCGCAACCGAGTATAATCGATACCACTTTCAGAACGTAAGGGTACATCCGGGTTCGTTGGATAAACTGGAGCCGCAGAAGCTTCTACAGACGGTTGGGGTTCCGGAGTTTGTCCTGCAACCGATGCCACAGGAGCAGGAACGACTTCAGATAACTCGGCTGCTTTTCCCGGAGCCATAAAGCCATCGATCCCCTCAAAAATGTCCGTTAGCACTCCTTGGAACCATTGGCAACACTCAGCCGGTAGTGCAATCATGAATAGCACTTCATCTTGTAGCACTTTTTGCACCTGCTCCAAGAGACTCTCACGCTTGGCCACCTTCAAGAGTACCAAAACTGTACACCAGAGCAAAGAACTCAGGGCCAACAACGAGAGCAAGGGAAACATGAGGGGAAAGGCTAAGATCAAGCCTCGGTCTTTCTTCAGTGTGTAGGGGTACTGCCGCCGATCGCCCATCGCCCCATTCCACAACCTCGCACTCAAGTGACCGCTCAGATCGATGAGCGCTAATAAGATCCGTCCTATCAAAACATAACTTGTAAGGGGAAAGGCCAGGATCATCAGACGGAGTTGCGGGTTAGCCATTGGTTCTTCCTTCAATTCTTTGCGTGCTTCCTTTCCACTGCTTCTAGAAGTAAGCGGTTAATTCTTGTAGCTTATGCTTGGTATTGTACCTGAAAGAGTGCCATCATTTAAATGAAGCTTTTTAAATGCTGATTGAAAAATGGTTTATCAAAAGATTTTAGTGGCCCTCGATCGCTCCATTCAAGCAGAAATCGTTTTTGAGAAAGGGTTAGCTCTGGCTCAACAGTTTTCTGCCCAAATGATGCTCTTTCACCGTCTTGCCTTAGAAGAGAGCGGCCTATTCACCTATGTTGGCCCCTATGGCCACACTTTAAGCAACTTCTCCCAAGCCGTACAGCAACAGATGGCAGAAGAAACCGAACAGACTCGTCAATGGCTCACTTCTTATTGCGATCGGGCCAAGGAAGTGGGTGTTTCCTGTGAGTGGGAATGGAAAATGGGAGACACCGGACGCTGGATCTGCGATCTGGCCAAGACCTGGGGAGCGGACTTAATTGTTGTGGGCCGTCGGGGACGACATGGAGTTACCGAGGTACTTCTAGGAAGTGTCAGTAATTATGTGGTTCATCGGGCTTCTTGTTCCGTGTTCATTGTCCAAGAAAACTCCCTACCTTCCCCAGTCCCCTAAGCAGAGGTTGAATAAAACCCCTAGGCTCACTCGGTTTGAAATCCTCCCCCTGAGACGTAAGATAGAATCAGCAATCATGTTTAATTTCTAATTTTAATTTTTTCATGGGTTGACCTATGTCCAGACCGGCTTTGTATATGGCAATCACCAATCATGGCTTTGGTCATGCGGTGAGGATGGCTTCAGTGGCCGCGGCGATCGCCCAACGGCAACCAGAAATCCTCCTGATTCTCGTCAGCACCGTTCCCCGATGGTTGCTAGAGTCCTATATTCCCGGTGACTTTATCCATCGTCCCAGGGGGTTTGATGTGGGGGTGATCCAAGCCGATAGCCTGAAAATGGATAAAGAACCTACTCTAGAAAAACTGAAAGAGATTCGCCAAAATCAACGGTCA contains:
- a CDS encoding universal stress protein, which gives rise to MVYQKILVALDRSIQAEIVFEKGLALAQQFSAQMMLFHRLALEESGLFTYVGPYGHTLSNFSQAVQQQMAEETEQTRQWLTSYCDRAKEVGVSCEWEWKMGDTGRWICDLAKTWGADLIVVGRRGRHGVTEVLLGSVSNYVVHRASCSVFIVQENSLPSPVP
- a CDS encoding GUN4 domain-containing protein, which produces MANPQLRLMILAFPLTSYVLIGRILLALIDLSGHLSARLWNGAMGDRRQYPYTLKKDRGLILAFPLMFPLLSLLALSSLLWCTVLVLLKVAKRESLLEQVQKVLQDEVLFMIALPAECCQWFQGVLTDIFEGIDGFMAPGKAAELSEVVPAPVASVAGQTPEPQPSVEASAAPVYPTNPDVPLRSESGIDYTRLRDLLADRKWQEGNEETLHLILRATRRESDGWLDALNLEELPCTELETINQLWVAYSSGQFGLSVQCQIYEQVGGEYGQFCDRIGWRTESQWTKATDLNYTDNAPEGHLPYLGSAIGYSLLIHKLKNCQIE